The Leptospira paudalimensis region TTAGTGAAGAGTAGTTTCACTAAAAAAGAATACCTAGCGGATGTAAAATTCATTGGTTATGATTGTGACTTAGCGTTATTACAAGTGAATGATCCCGATTTTTCGGAACAAACAACTTCATTAAGTTTATTGGAAGGAATTCCCAATTTAGGATCGGATGTATTGTTATTAGGTTTTCCAAATGGTAATGATAGTTTATCTGTCGAAAAAGGATCCATCTTACGTTTTGAAAAAAATCGATACACCTACTCTGGGTTAGATTATAGAAATGTATTGAAAATATCGGCAAATATCCAACCAGGCAATTCTGGTGGACCCGCTGTTCAAAATGGAAAGGTTGTTGGTCTTGTATTCCAGATCAGTACATTAGAACAAGGGATTGCGTATTTGATCTCCAATGACATCATCCGTCATTTTTTAGAAGATATCAATGATGGGAAATATGATGGGTTTCCGAATCTAGGATTTACATTCCAAAATGGAAATCCAAAAAGTTTAAAACAAGCGATGAAAGTACCTGCAAGTGAAACAGGGATTTTTGTGAATCGAATTTATCCTTCTTCTACATTTTCGAAAGTATTAAAAGAAAAAGATTTTGTGACGGCAGTGGATGGAATTTCCATCTCAAATGATGGTGAACTTACATCTTCCAATAAAAAAGAATTCATCATTGATTGGATTGAAGACAAACAATTGAATTCAAAAGTTACAATCAATTTTTATCGAGCAGGGAAACCGAACCAAGCAGAAGTCAATTTGCAAAAAAACTATGCATTGGAACTCTATCGAGATGGAACTGAAGATTATTTTTTACAGGCAGGTTTTGTTTTCCAACCAATTACACGATCTTTTTTCCACTCGGAAGATGGTGATTTAGATAGTTCGTTACAATACCACTACAGTTATTTTATCCAAGACCTTCTCTATCGTTATACAACTAGAGATATTGTTTTGAGTTATGCCTTTAGTGATCCAGAAACATCAAAGTATAAAAAATATAAATACAAAGTTGTAGAGTCGATTAATGGACGAGTTCCAAAAGATTTAAGTGAATTTAAATCCCTTTGGAAAGAAAATAAACGCGGAGTGATTGTACTAAAATTTAGAGGAATGGATCTACCAATTGTGTTACGACCTGAATCCATTTACCAGATGAACCAAAGAGTTAAAAAAAGATATGGTGCCAATTATGAAGAAATTTAAGTCGATTGTCCTTGTATCATTTTTAGTATTAATCACTTCCAATCTTTTTGCGGAAGAGTTTGAAGACAAACGTGTCATTGAAGCAAGGGTAACCTTTCAGAAGATTAGCCACCAAAATCCATGGTTAGTTGGTGAACCATTCAATCGCAAATTAAATATCATCCACTTAGGAAAGGGAATGTTTTTTGGTGTCACTCTTTCCAAACAAAACCCCGTATATGCGGAATTTGAATCATTTGATTATTCAGTACCAAAATTGTCAATTAAGGCTTATGATGGTGAAACTGGGTTTCTATTATTAGAATCAAAAGGGATGCAGAAATTGCCAAAACCAGTAGGTTTGGATTTAAAACTGACAGACAAACATTGTCCTACTGGAAAATCTCGATATGTTTATTTGCCTTTTTCAAAGACTCCAATCAAAGTATTGATGTTGGATCAGAAAAAAACAGAAGAGTCTGATTTTTTCTTCAAAAATCAATTGTTATGCGGAATTACGATTTCTGATTTTTTAATCCCAACCGAATATGTAGAATTGTTTTTACGATCTGGTGGTAAGTCATTCCCTCACCCAGGATTCTTATTTGATGTGAATTTAACTCCTTCGGAGAAAGAATATTATTCAAAATCATTTCCAAATCCACTTTTAGTTTCAGAAGTGATTCCCGGAGTTGGGCCTGCTTATAATTTATTCCCTGGTGACTTGGTTACCATGATCAATTCTTTTTCGCTTACGAAAGTAGATGAATGGGACCGGGCTGATAAAATCTTGGATTTGTTATTACGTAAACCCGATGGACGTTTGCGAGAATTAGGTGAAACGATCCAACTGAAACTACATCGTAATTTTCAAAGTCTCAGTATTTCATATGATTTAAGGGCCTATGATTCTAATGATTTTTTAATCCCAGAGGAAGCAAAAGATCGCAGACCTTTGTATTTGATTGTTGGAGGATTTTTCTTTACGGAACTTTCCAATGCCTATCTCAAAGAATTTGGTTCGGAATACAGGGTGAAGTCGGAAAAAAAATTGGTGTATTTGTCTGACTATTACCAAAAGAAAGTCCACCCAGTCAGGGAAAAAATTGTAATCCTCAGTCGTGTTTTTCCCCTAGAAGGTAACCTAGGATACCAAGACTTCCAAGATTTAGTCTTAGAGAAGGTAAATGGAACTCGCATTAGCTCCCTTAGCCAATTAAAATCTCTTTTACAATCAGAAGAGTCCGCCTATTACGCGTTTGAATTGTCTGGAGGAAAAATCGCATTTTTTACCAAAAAAGAGATTCTGGAATTGCAACAAGAACTTCAGTCTACGTACAAATTGGGACGTTCGTACAACTTGGAAGACTAAAAATCAAAAATAGATTTACAATTGTTAATGCTAGGACATTCTAATTCCCTAAGCCATTCCTTATGAAAATCCTATTTGTTGACGACGAAGAAACAATTCGTGAATTGTTTTGGGAATACTTCAAAGACGAATTTAATGTTACATTAGCCTCCGACGGGATGGAGGCTCTTGCTATTGCCAACCAAAACACTTTTGATTTAATCATTTCTGACATCAGCTTACCAAAATTAAATGGAATCCAATTCATTCAAAAATTAAGGGCCGATGGAAACCAAACTCCCTTTTTGGTAATCACGGGAGATAGTGACATTCAAATTGCAATCGATGTGTTTCGTATGGGAGCCGTTGATTTTTTTCTAAAACCATTCCGAATGGAAGCTCTCCGCTCTCGAATTAAAAAGTTTGAAAATGCAGACATTGATCTCACCTTACTTTATAATAGTGGTGAAATTACACAATTCAGTGGTGACTGCAAAATCAAATTAAAACCTCAAATTAAAAAGTTAACTTCCTATATTGCCTTTTTAACCAAACAAATCTTAAATTCACCACATGCTTCACCTGAAGATTTAATCTCCATAAAAATTGTATTGTATGAATTATTGGCAAATGCAATCGAACATGGTGTTGCAGGTGTGAGTTATGCTGAAAAACAGGAATGTTTAGAATCTAACCAAGATTATTTTAAGTATGTTGATGAACGATGTGCCGGTAATAATTCATCTGTTTTTGTAGAATTACTAATGGATGATGTGGGTGTTACGATTGTGATTCGTGATGAAGGGAATGGATTTGCGGTTTCTCAAATACCCAACCCAATTGAAAATCCAAGTGCCAATTTAGTGAGTGGACGAGGGATTTTTTTAGCAAAAATGAATATTGATTCTATTGTTTATAATGAAAAAGGAAATGAAGTTCGATTTTTTAAAACTTGGAATCGGATTGCAGGAAATGCCAATCAAAACTGAATTCCTAAAGAAACATAAAACCTTAGGTATTCTTTGTTAGGTTCTTTCTCTGTAAATGGTTCCGTGATGAGAACTTTATTTTTTCTAGGATCCATTTCCGTATAAGAAAGACTAAATTGGGAAACTAAATTTCCAAAGTCTTTTGCTTGTAGACTCAATTTACCAATCACCTCATTTCCTTTTCCTAAAATGGAATCAGAACGGTTGATAAATAGATCACTGCGAATCCAGGAATTCCAATCCCAACCCAATTGAAGTCCAAATATCTGATTTCCTTTGTTTTCAAAATTGGGATTTGCCGAAATTGGACGATCTCGGAACAGAGGTGGATGGACAAAATCTAAGGATTGGTAAAGTAAAAAGGAAGAATAACCTCCCATTACTCTAGGTTCGGCGAAACTAGACGCATAACCATTGCTATTTGAATCAGTTCTATCTTTTTCATCTTTTTTGGTGACTAAACCTGCCAAAGCGAAACTCAATTTTTCATTTTGAGTGTGTAAAGAAAAATACCCCAAATACGAATTGGTTGCTATTTTTGATTCAGACCATGGAGAACTAGAAGATTTTGATTCTCCTAAAAGCCTGATGGTTGTAAAATCAAAGCTCCATGTTTCGAAAAAAGGTTTGGATTGGAATTCGATTCCCGAATAAGAATACCTGCCTGAGACTTTTTGGCCTGATCCTAGAGTAACATTTGTATTGTGATTGGGGTCTTCGTACACAAAATGAAACAGCCGAAATTCTTCCCAAAAAAGTATTTTTTCTGAGGAGATACGACCACCATAAAATTCCCTTCGGTATCCTGTCCAAGGGGGCCCAAACCAATTTTCTAATTCAGGTTTGGCATTTAAACGAATTCCCGTTAGGCGAAATCCATATTGAGTGTTCAGAGACAAAAAGATGGAATTGGCCATTCCCACAAAAACAAATCCATAACGGTCGAGTCGATTGTAACCACGGCCAACTTCCATAGAGAGTTGGATTTTGGAAATTTCCTTTGTGAAAAGGAAACTCACTTCTGAGTCATATACGGTTTTCACTTCTTTATTTGTGATGCGAGACTCACTGAGTGTGACTCGAGGTGCGACAAAAAATCCAGATGTCCATGTTGATTGGGTGAACGAAAATAAAGTTGGTGTCGTCAGAATGCCTTCTGAATGGTACCTGTTGGCTTTTTCTGAATCGATTCCACCTTTTTGGGATTGGAATTTGCCTCCCGATACGACGGACGACTGGAATCCGAATCCATTTTTTTCAGAAGGATGGGGGAGCAAATTTTGGCGTTCTTCCACCTTAACGATTCCAAATAGACGATTGGCTCTGTCATCGTCCCTTACAGAGTCAGAATAGGACTGGGCACCAAGGAATTGAAAAAAAGAAAGAATGAGGAAACAAACAATCCCGATACTAGAAGGGATGAAGAAAATACTTTTGAAATATCGGCATGGATTTCTTCTCATTTTCCCTCTTCTGTTGGTTATTTTCTCTTACAGGGAAGCTGACACTCGTTTTTCCTTCGACCTGAGTCGATTTTTTGAAAAAACAGACCATAGTAAAGAAGAGGCGGTGATTGTTTCTTATTTAACACAAAAAGATGCATCCAAAATTTCCTTGAGACGTAAAAAGGAATTAGCGAGAGCAATCGTAAGGTTTTCGCAAAAATTACAATTACCAGATGGTACTTTGTTAGGTGATTATCCACCAGTTCCTTCCTTATTTTTGTTAGCATGGGCAAAAACAAGAACTGAATTACAACCTATTAGTGAGAAAGGTTATGGCATTTTAGCACTTTCGGAATTTTTTGTAAGAGAATTTGAAATGTCATCAGGTGCAAAAATCAATAGGGACTATGACATACAATTAGACTCAATCCAATTTAAGATTGTAATTTTGAAACTAAAAGAGTATTTAGCAGAAGGTAAATCGGTAAAAGACGCCTATCAGATGTTATATAAAAATAATATCGGACCCAATGAATGGGAAGTTCTTATCTCTAATTATAAAAAAATCTACGAATACGTTATTTCCGAAAGTAAGCCATAAAATATCCTGTCAGTAATAACCACGATACAATTTGACCTAAAAATAGAGAAACAGCAGCTCCGTTTGCACCAAAGTCAGGGATGATCCAATAGTCAAACAAAGCACCAAATAATAGTCTTAGTAAGGCTAGACCTGCGAGTAATCTAGGTAATCCCAAAGCAAATAATGCAGTCCCTAGTGGAGCAAATACCAACTGTAATAAAAAGTTGGGATAAAGAATTTTAAAAACAGAAATTGAGTTAGTATACTTCGTTCCGAATAACAAAGTTAAAATGGGTTCAGCGAGTAAAATTCCTGGTGCCAAACAAATTGCTATCATTCCGCCTAAAAAAACGGACTTTTTTAAAACCGTTGGGAATTCATCTGTTTCTGCTAACCTTGCCATTTTTGGATAAATGATAGAGTTAAATGTTGCAAGAATGATGATAAATCCACTAAACAATTGTAAGGCGGTGCCATAGTCGGCAACAATTTCAGGTGGATGGAATTGATTTAAAAAGAAAATCTCCATCCTATCGGATAAAATTGCAAATATGGAAGCTGCAAAAGCCCATAAATTAAAAAGAAGGAGTTTTTTTTCGTTCAATCGGACTTCTGATGGATCTGCCGAAAATGAAATCTCTTCTTTTCCAAAAAAAACAAAAAACAAAAATAAAACAAATATTGGTGCAATACAAAAGATTGCAAGAATATCCATATAAGTTAACGGATGTTCGTTCGTTTCAGAAAAGTAAAAAAGTAAAGCTAATCGAATGATATTTGGAAGGGGATTCCAAAGGGATAATGATTTATATTTCCGATAGGATACAAATAAACTTTCAAAATAGGAAATAAAGGATATGATGATTCCGCCAAATAACAAAAGTAAGAGGACTAAATAGTTTTCGTTACTGGTAAAATAGGCAATGATCGTAATGACTGATAAGAATAAAAAAGAATAAAATTTAATCCTAAGAGATGCATTTAAAATGGCTCCGGGATTTTCTTTTTTTTCGGCTATGGGTGAGATGTATTTGATGAGTGCATTGGGCAATCCAAACTCTGCAATCGCAAGGACTACAGGAAGGAATCCTAAAAAGTATTGTAGTTTTCCATTTTCCGCTTTGCTTAGCAAATTGACGGAATAAATCATAAATACAAGATTGGTGACTGCCGAAATTGCCTTGGAACTACTAACAAAGAAAGAGTTTTTTAAAACTCCTTCTTTCATCAATTCGACTTTGAGAAGTTGGAAGATTTTTTTAATTTTTTGCATGTACTAGTTTTGCAAAAACTTTCCTTTTTGGATCTTTTGTAAAATAAGTGGAACAATGCATACTAATGCAAAACTAACCACTAAATATCGAATGTATCGTAGAAACAAATCATCTTTCCAAACTGTTTTTTTAATCAAAATTCCTGGGATTACATAAAACAATGCCATCACAATGACCAAGATGGAAAGTCTTACAAAAAAAGTTTTCCAAAAAACCGAGAAATCTTCCGAATCAATTTGAAAATTGGGTTTAGGCATACTCCAATTCAAAAATTCTTTTTTGCTAAATCTTGGGTAAAATAAGATTCCAAGCCAAAACCCTCCGAGTGCACCACTTGCCATCAAAACTCCAGATAAACTATGGTGGTGTTCCTCTGTTAAGAAAGGAGAATCGAGAGTTATCGGTAGCAAAGTAAGTACAATTCCCAATAAACCCAATGTTCTATATTGGTTTGTAAAAAGAAACGTTTCTGCTTTGTTTGTGTAATATTTATTTAATAATAACAAAACAATGATTAAGTGTAGAACACCCAATCCAAATCCTAATGTCACGTCCCCTAAATAATGTACTTTTAGATACATTCTGGAAAATGGCATAAACAATATGATGAGTATGGATAAAATTCGAAACCATAATTTGGGAATACGATACGCTAACAGACCCCATACGACAATCGCTGAATATACATGGCCAGATGGT contains the following coding sequences:
- a CDS encoding ATP-binding response regulator, with the translated sequence MKILFVDDEETIRELFWEYFKDEFNVTLASDGMEALAIANQNTFDLIISDISLPKLNGIQFIQKLRADGNQTPFLVITGDSDIQIAIDVFRMGAVDFFLKPFRMEALRSRIKKFENADIDLTLLYNSGEITQFSGDCKIKLKPQIKKLTSYIAFLTKQILNSPHASPEDLISIKIVLYELLANAIEHGVAGVSYAEKQECLESNQDYFKYVDERCAGNNSSVFVELLMDDVGVTIVIRDEGNGFAVSQIPNPIENPSANLVSGRGIFLAKMNIDSIVYNEKGNEVRFFKTWNRIAGNANQN
- a CDS encoding phosphatase PAP2 family protein gives rise to the protein MKELFLAETSPWFSPGPLDALHILDPSLGGIFFAISTICHYLGGSSFFLGLISFVYLYYRPKLAFELSLGLLTSGIAVSLFKFYFESPRPFPYPETFDEKAFGLPSGHVYSAIVVWGLLAYRIPKLWFRILSILIILFMPFSRMYLKVHYLGDVTLGFGLGVLHLIIVLLLLNKYYTNKAETFLFTNQYRTLGLLGIVLTLLPITLDSPFLTEEHHHSLSGVLMASGALGGFWLGILFYPRFSKKEFLNWSMPKPNFQIDSEDFSVFWKTFFVRLSILVIVMALFYVIPGILIKKTVWKDDLFLRYIRYLVVSFALVCIVPLILQKIQKGKFLQN
- a CDS encoding PDZ domain-containing protein, with amino-acid sequence MKKFKSIVLVSFLVLITSNLFAEEFEDKRVIEARVTFQKISHQNPWLVGEPFNRKLNIIHLGKGMFFGVTLSKQNPVYAEFESFDYSVPKLSIKAYDGETGFLLLESKGMQKLPKPVGLDLKLTDKHCPTGKSRYVYLPFSKTPIKVLMLDQKKTEESDFFFKNQLLCGITISDFLIPTEYVELFLRSGGKSFPHPGFLFDVNLTPSEKEYYSKSFPNPLLVSEVIPGVGPAYNLFPGDLVTMINSFSLTKVDEWDRADKILDLLLRKPDGRLRELGETIQLKLHRNFQSLSISYDLRAYDSNDFLIPEEAKDRRPLYLIVGGFFFTELSNAYLKEFGSEYRVKSEKKLVYLSDYYQKKVHPVREKIVILSRVFPLEGNLGYQDFQDLVLEKVNGTRISSLSQLKSLLQSEESAYYAFELSGGKIAFFTKKEILELQQELQSTYKLGRSYNLED
- a CDS encoding S1C family serine protease, translated to MNKIILICLSLLLWSETVFSQTESEPAVDSIFRSVVLIRNEGFNTENKTQPWMKKNLYTGFGSGLVLPNQTILTNAHVVRDAKRILVKSSFTKKEYLADVKFIGYDCDLALLQVNDPDFSEQTTSLSLLEGIPNLGSDVLLLGFPNGNDSLSVEKGSILRFEKNRYTYSGLDYRNVLKISANIQPGNSGGPAVQNGKVVGLVFQISTLEQGIAYLISNDIIRHFLEDINDGKYDGFPNLGFTFQNGNPKSLKQAMKVPASETGIFVNRIYPSSTFSKVLKEKDFVTAVDGISISNDGELTSSNKKEFIIDWIEDKQLNSKVTINFYRAGKPNQAEVNLQKNYALELYRDGTEDYFLQAGFVFQPITRSFFHSEDGDLDSSLQYHYSYFIQDLLYRYTTRDIVLSYAFSDPETSKYKKYKYKVVESINGRVPKDLSEFKSLWKENKRGVIVLKFRGMDLPIVLRPESIYQMNQRVKKRYGANYEEI
- a CDS encoding oligosaccharide flippase family protein, encoding MQKIKKIFQLLKVELMKEGVLKNSFFVSSSKAISAVTNLVFMIYSVNLLSKAENGKLQYFLGFLPVVLAIAEFGLPNALIKYISPIAEKKENPGAILNASLRIKFYSFLFLSVITIIAYFTSNENYLVLLLLLFGGIIISFISYFESLFVSYRKYKSLSLWNPLPNIIRLALLFYFSETNEHPLTYMDILAIFCIAPIFVLFLFFVFFGKEEISFSADPSEVRLNEKKLLLFNLWAFAASIFAILSDRMEIFFLNQFHPPEIVADYGTALQLFSGFIIILATFNSIIYPKMARLAETDEFPTVLKKSVFLGGMIAICLAPGILLAEPILTLLFGTKYTNSISVFKILYPNFLLQLVFAPLGTALFALGLPRLLAGLALLRLLFGALFDYWIIPDFGANGAAVSLFLGQIVSWLLLTGYFMAYFRK